One genomic window of Salvia miltiorrhiza cultivar Shanhuang (shh) chromosome 4, IMPLAD_Smil_shh, whole genome shotgun sequence includes the following:
- the LOC131021909 gene encoding cysteine-rich receptor-like protein kinase 2 translates to MRRWWVGLIVAVVGMSTRWQVVKSQAQTDVNLGVGCSSTKATNVSDFMNNLNATFSDLRTQLSEDKRFATAQYEIPSEPVYGMVQCRDYMSQIECLACYATALSAIMSCTNNNVTGGRAVFDGCFLRYESYEFYARTSENWLRCDGSASGATGFTEEGTKLLSDLQVATPKILNYFAASRRKTPDSTVYGVAQCAHTVSSGGCQGCLTAAYENLRNCFPRTDGRVVDAACFMRYSNQPFFSDNHTTDIQPFLQPPPGSSVNEKAVIGGAIGGAGLLVIIVTILIWYKFSRQLKYALIGNILGATELQRPNRFSYKDLKEATNNFSEGNKIGQGAFGAVYKATLRNESVVAVKKLDISNSRAKADFESEVRLISNVHHRNLVRLLGCYTKGTEQLLVYEFMENKSLDIYLYGEKRGMLSWKQRVDIIFGTARGIAYLHENYHVTIIHRDIKPGNILLDNDFQAKIADFGLARLLPENQSHLSTNFAGTLGYTAPEYAIGGHLSEKVDIYSFGILILEIISGRKCSDMNPDSTAEYLLNEAWKLYERDMHQNLADEALELTEQEVGELIKMVEIAMLCVQSPASSRPSMSQLIMMISDDGSVRLQRAVRRPSFDYRMNGLVGEDGPLSADKSASHATVSITQFTGR, encoded by the exons ATGAGGAGATGGTGGGTAGGCCTGATAGTGGCGGTGGTGGGCATGTCGACGCGGTGGCAAGTGGTGAAGTCACAGGCGCAGACTGATGTGAATCTGGGTGTTGGATGCAGCAGTACAAAAGCCACAAATGTATCTGACTTTATGAACAATCTCAACGCCACCTTCTCGGACCTCCGAACTCAGCTGTCGGAGGACAAGCGGTTCGCGACGGCGCAGTATGAGATTCCGTCGGAGCCCGTTTACGGCATGGTCCAGTGCAGAGACTACATGTCTCAAATTGAGTGTTTGGCCTGCTACGCCACCGCATTATCGGCGATCATGAGCTGCACGAACAATAACGTCACCGGTGGTCGAGCTGTCTTTGATGGCTGTTTCCTCAG GTATGAGAGCTACGAGTTCTACGCAAGGACAAGCGAAAACTGGCTAAGATGTGATGGATCAGCATCTGGGGCAACCGGTTTCACCGAAGAGGGAACGAAACTGCTGAGTGATCTTCAAGTGGCAACTCCAAAGATACTAAACTATTTTGCAGCAAGTAGGAGGAAGACCCCAGACTCAACAGTTTATGGGGTGGCGCAGTGTGCTCACACAGTTAGCTCAGGTGGCTGCCAAGGTTGCTTGACCGCCGCCTACGAAAACTTGCGAAACTGTTTCCCTCGGACAGATGGGAGGGTTGTTGATGCAGCATGTTTTATGAGATATTCCAATCAACCATTCTTTTCTGATAATCACACAACCGATATCCAACCATTCTTACAACCACCGCCag GGAGTTCAGTGAATGAAAAGGCAGTGATAGGGGGAGCGATTGGAGGTGCTGGACTACTTGTGATTATAGTTACTATATTGATCTGGTACAAGTTTTCAAGACAGCTCAAATACGCTCTAATAG GTAACATTTTGGGTGCAACCGAGTTGCAACGTCCCAATAGATTCAGCTACAAGGATTTGAAAGAAGCAACAAATAATTTTAGTGAAGGAAATAAAATAGGACAAGGTGCCTTTGGTGCAGTATACAAG GCGACGTTGAGAAATGAGAGTGTGGTTGCGGTGAAGAAGCTGGATATAAGCAACAGCAGAGCAAAGGCAGATTTCGAGAGCGAAGTAAGGCTTATAAGCAATGTTCATCACCGCAATCTTGTCCGTCTATTGGGATGCTACACCAAGGGAACTGAGCAGCTTCTCGTCTACGAGTTCATGGAGAACAAAAGCCTCGACATATACTTATACG GTGAAAAACGAGGAATGTTGAGCTGGAAACAACGGGTTGATATAATATTTGGGACAGCAAGGGGAATTGCATATTTGCATGAGAATTACCACGTAACCATCATACATCGAGACATCAAGCCGGGCAATATCCTACTCGACAATGACTTTCAAGCCAAGATTGCAGATTTTGGTTTGGCAAGGCTTCTTCCTGAGAATCAGAGCCATCTTAGCACTAATTTTGCAGGCACACT AGGGTATACAGCACCAGAATACGCCATCGGCGGCCATTTGTCTGAGAAAGTCGACATCTACAGCTTCGGAATTCTGATCCTCGAGATCATCAGCGGCAGAAAATGCAGTGACATGAACCCCGATTCCACCGCTGAATATCTACTTAATGAG GCGTGGAAGTTATACGAGAGAGACATGCACCAGAATCTAGCGGACGAGGCGTTGGAGTTGACGGAACAAGAAGTGGGGGAATTGATAAAAATGGTAGAAATTGCTATGTTGTGTGTACAGTCACCGGCTTCATCGAGGCCAAGCATGTCCCAACTTATCATGATGATTTCGGACGATGGATCGGTGAGGCTGCAGAGGGCTGTGCGGAGGCCTTCTTTCGATTATAGGATGAATGGATTAGTTGGTGAAGATGGGCCGCTTTCTGCAGATAAATCTGCATCTCATGCTACTGTCTCCATTACCCAATTTACTGGCCGCTAG